Genomic segment of Desulfovibrio sp. Fe33:
TCTGGCCTTGAGGCGGGCGATGGATATATCGTCGCCGCACTCCTGGCAGATGCCGAACTCGCCGTCTTCAATGCGGTTGATGGCCTGCTGGATTTTCTTGATGAGCTTCCGTTCGCGGTCGCGCAGACGTAGTGTGAAGGCGCGGTCGCTTTCGGCCGTGGCCCGATCAGCAGGATCGGCGTAGACCTCTCCGGATTCGGTCATGTCTTCGATGGTGGCCTCGCTTTTCTGGAGGATGTCATCGAGCATGCCGTTCAAGCTTTCCTTGAAGTACTTCAGGTCATTGGCTTCCATTTGAACCTCCCCTCTGAGAGTGAGCAATCTGTTTGAGGAGCTAAGGGTGCACACATAGTTCTACTGAATTAAAGCGCGTTGGTATACCAAAAAGGCCCAAAAAGTAAAGTCTTTCCATTCAGGCAAAAAAAACAGGTCATTCATATGTCCCGGGATTTTAAAAAAATCATAAAATCCGCTTGACACCTGAAAGGGGCACGGGTAAACAGTGGTTCGCTTTTGAGGGCGGGAATAACTCAGTGGTAGAGTGCAACCTTGCCAAGGTTGAAGTCGCGGGTTCAAATCCCGTTTCCCGCTCCAAAAAAGTCGGCGACATAGCCAAGTGGTAAGGCAGAGGTCTGCAAAACCTCCATTCTCCGGTTCAAATCCGGATGTCGCCTCCACCGGCGGGAATAACTCAGTGGTAGAGTGCAACCTTGCCAAGGTTGAAGTCGCGGGTTCAAATCCCGTTTCCCGCTCCAGCCAATCAAGCCGGTCTCCGCGAGAGACCGGCTTTTTTGGGGGGAGCCAGCCGACCAAGACGAAGACACGCGGGAATAACTCAGTGGTAGAGTGCAACCTTGCCAAGGTTGAAGTCGCGGGTTCAAATCCCGTTTCCCGCTCCAGCCAATCAGGCCGGTCTCCGCGAGAGACCGGCTTTTTTGGGGGGAGTCTCCATATCACCACGCGGGAATAACTCAGTGGTAGAGTGCAACCTTGCCAAGGTTGAAGTCGCGGGTTCAAATCCCGTTTCCCGCTCCAGGCAATCAGGCCGACCTCTATGAGGTCGGCTTTTTTTGTGCTGGGTATGAACCCCTATCAGCTTGTTTTTGTGGAATTAGTGAGAAATTGCGACTTTTGTGCGACGTTTCTTTCGCCTCCGGTATGGTCCGTGCAAATACGGGCTGGACGGCAACAATTTCCACCAACCCGACCGTTCAAACGACCATGAGCAAGACAAGCATACATCACACGTTCGATCCGGCGCATAGCGGGTTTTCCGGCGGGCTGACCGGTTCGCCTCTCGCCTCGGCGGGGATGCAGGCCCGCAACTTTACGGCGATGGTCGGCTGCCAGGCCCCGGCTATCGCCCCGGAATTTTATACCCCCGATTCCCTGGCTTTCGATGTGGATCGTTTGTGCGATCCCGGCGAGCCTGTTTCCGATGCCCGCCTTCTTAATGTGGCCGTGAAATATTTTTACGCCTACGTGCATGAGAACGCGTACCGCGATCCGGTGCCCTACGGCGAGCTTGCCGGGTTGTACGAACGGTTTTCGCGCCATCAGTCCATGAACGAGCCGGGAGACGACATCGAGGTCATGAACAGGCTGCGCATGTGGTCCCCGGTGCTGCGGGTCCTGGCGGACGCTCCCAAGGCGGCCCACCTCATGCGTGCGGTCCTGGGCAGGGCGGAAGCGGTTCGGGGAAACGGGGCCTTTATCGGCGTGGATCTCGGAGCCGGGACCGGCATCATGCTGCTGGCCATGCAGATTCTTGCGAGGCGCGCCGGGTGTACGGATATCCAGACCCTGGGCTATCAGGCCGATCCCGTGTCCGGTGAACGGACTTATGATCTGGTCCATTCGCTGGGCACCGGAGCCGTCATGCTGGCCGATCCGAACAGGCGCAACGCCTACGCGCTTGTCAGGGGCCGGTCCGTCGATTTCGTGGCGAACGAGATCATGGCGGGCATTCAGCAGACCTTGGCCGCGGATAACTGTTTCGACAAGTACCGCGCGTTTTTCGAGGCCGTGGGCGACAGTGTGGACCGGGCCGAGTTCTTTCCGGAAGGGCTTATCGCGCACAGCGCGGCCACCCGCGCCTCGGTCATCCTGGCCCGGGAGAACGGCTTCCAGCCTCCGGCGGAGTATCTCGACGAGAAGTTCATTCCCCAGGGGCTCATTCTCGAAGGCCGCGTGGTGCCCATGCACCGGCTGGGCGTCGATTTTTACCGCTGCCTGACCTGATTCCGATTCGATCCGAATCAAAAAAACGCCCGGACCAACCGGGCGTTTTTTTCTCTGTCGCCGGAGACGGTGCGGAGCATCATCCCCACAGGGCGATGACCGCCGCGCCTACGGTCATGATGACCGTGCCGAGCAGGCGGAACCGAATGCCGCGTTCCTTGAAGAGAAGCCAGCCGTACAGGACCGAGAAAATGCCGGTCGTGCGCTTGATGGTAATCATGTACGCGGCCGCGGTCATGGACATGGCCAGGTTGTGGCAGACTATCTCTGCGAAGACTATCAGCGCGGCCACCGTTCCGAGGAGGGGCTTTTGCGTGAGACTCCTGAACGAGGTTTTGCCCGTCCATATCAATATGAGAGTCAGCAGCAGGCCGTAGAGGGTGAATACGGCCATGGCCGTGAACATGGGGGAGGAATCGAGGATCATGACTTTCCCGCCCACGGAGGTCAGGCCGTACAGGAAGGCGACGACGAGCATCAGCCCGGACCCGGGCTCCTTCCAGATGGCCCGTATGGGGCCGAGGAAACCGTATCTGGCGGCATCAAGATTGAGCACGTAACCGCCCACGACCACCAGGAGCATCCCCGCAACGCCGGGAACGGAGAGCGTCTCATCCAGGATGAGGTCGCCGGTGAACA
This window contains:
- the dksA gene encoding RNA polymerase-binding protein DksA, which translates into the protein MEANDLKYFKESLNGMLDDILQKSEATIEDMTESGEVYADPADRATAESDRAFTLRLRDRERKLIKKIQQAINRIEDGEFGICQECGDDISIARLKARPMTTLCINCKSKQEEDEAVRGD
- a CDS encoding DMT family transporter, which translates into the protein MTWFALSLGAAFFMASNSAFMKRFFSDLSAWEMSLIPYFYAMPLMALTIPFIGIPPIGPRFLPALAWVLPVLMVSIILHYRAIRMSPLSLTLPFLSFTPVFVLFTGDLILDETLSVPGVAGMLLVVVGGYVLNLDAARYGFLGPIRAIWKEPGSGLMLVVAFLYGLTSVGGKVMILDSSPMFTAMAVFTLYGLLLTLILIWTGKTSFRSLTQKPLLGTVAALIVFAEIVCHNLAMSMTAAAYMITIKRTTGIFSVLYGWLLFKERGIRFRLLGTVIMTVGAAVIALWG